A stretch of Desulfobacter hydrogenophilus DNA encodes these proteins:
- the glgC gene encoding glucose-1-phosphate adenylyltransferase, with protein MSGILSMILAGGEGTRLFPFTSNRAKPAVPFGGSYRIIDFVLNNFVNSDLHSIFVLTQFKSHSLMKHLSQAWRISGLTGYFIDPIPAQMRMGKHWYKGTCDAIYQNLNLIDDYDPEVVCVFGGDHIYKMEIRQMIDFHKNKGAELTVAAIPVPVEMAGQFGVIEVDENGKMIGFEEKPKQNPKTIPNRPTHVMASMGNYVFDADAMVNYLQIDAEDDDSIHDFGYNILPMMFPNGNVYVYDFSTNVIMGEPANSKGYWRDVGTVDAYYEANMDLIAATPSFDLYNRHWPLRSYSPAVPPAKFVHNQEERTGHAINSAVSSGCIISGALVNKSILGYRVHVHSRTSIEQSVIMGNTDIGPDCRIRRAIIDKDVMVAPGTIIGENPELDRQRFQVSEGGVVVIPKGARVGFV; from the coding sequence ATGAGCGGCATTCTTTCAATGATCCTTGCAGGCGGTGAGGGTACCCGTCTATTTCCCTTTACGAGTAATAGGGCTAAGCCAGCTGTTCCCTTTGGCGGTAGTTATCGAATTATTGACTTTGTCCTAAATAATTTTGTCAACTCAGATCTGCATAGCATATTTGTGCTGACCCAATTTAAGTCACACTCTTTGATGAAGCATCTCAGTCAGGCATGGCGTATTTCCGGTCTGACAGGATATTTCATAGATCCCATACCCGCACAGATGCGTATGGGTAAGCACTGGTATAAGGGTACCTGTGACGCGATCTACCAGAATTTAAACCTTATTGACGACTATGATCCTGAAGTTGTCTGTGTATTTGGCGGTGATCACATCTATAAAATGGAAATCAGACAGATGATTGACTTTCATAAAAACAAGGGGGCTGAACTTACCGTGGCTGCCATTCCGGTTCCCGTTGAAATGGCAGGTCAATTTGGTGTCATAGAGGTTGATGAAAACGGTAAAATGATCGGTTTTGAAGAAAAACCAAAGCAAAATCCCAAAACCATTCCCAATCGTCCGACCCATGTTATGGCCTCCATGGGTAACTATGTGTTTGATGCGGACGCCATGGTCAATTATCTCCAGATCGATGCTGAAGACGACGATTCAATTCATGATTTCGGTTACAATATCCTTCCCATGATGTTTCCCAATGGGAATGTTTATGTGTATGATTTTTCCACAAACGTAATCATGGGAGAACCTGCTAACTCAAAGGGATACTGGAGGGATGTGGGCACAGTGGACGCCTACTATGAGGCCAACATGGATCTGATTGCCGCGACTCCCTCGTTTGATCTTTATAACCGGCACTGGCCCTTGAGAAGCTACTCACCTGCAGTTCCTCCGGCAAAATTCGTTCACAACCAGGAGGAAAGAACAGGTCATGCCATCAACTCTGCAGTTTCTTCCGGCTGTATCATAAGCGGTGCCCTTGTAAACAAGAGTATCCTCGGGTACAGGGTTCATGTTCACAGCCGTACTTCGATCGAACAGTCGGTCATCATGGGCAATACCGATATCGGCCCCGACTGCCGCATTCGTCGAGCCATTATTGACAAGGATGTGATGGTGGCACCGGGCACTATTATTGGAGAAAATCCAGAGCTTGATCGTCAGCGTTTTCAGGTATCTGAAGGTGGTGTTGTTGTGATTCCCAAGGGCGCAAGGGTGGGGTTTGTGTGA
- a CDS encoding HAD-IIB family hydrolase: protein MTQKEEGLYIVLLSIHGLIRWNNLELGRDADTGGQTLYVVEFAQALAKQPGIRKVDLITQCVVDKNVSPDYAQPIEKYANNLRIVRIDAGPEEYLAKEELWDHLDSFSDNLDAFFHANNSFPDIIHSHYADAGYVGSHLASRLGIPLVHTGHSLGRVKRSRLLASGLKAKEIETRFKMSRRIEAEELTLATAERVITSTLQEISEQYELYDHYQPDQMRVVPPGTNLNQFTPASGDEVKSSLFKELTRHLKSPEKPIILALSRPDPRKNISALIEAFGQSTKLQELANLIIIAGNRDDIDDLEDGAQEVFHELLVTIDRYDLYGKVTMPKHHRRDQVPEIYRITAATGGVFVNPALTEPFGLTLIEAAASGLPIVATEDGGPQDIINNCKNGFLIDPLEPETITDALLKLFGDKDLWLKYATQGLIGVKAHYSWEAHAKRYFTIIKPIADRSEQLQRKPTKPRKGLYRDRAIVSDLDHNLIGDDESLGKLMTLLRQHRTSSRFIIATGRRLDSALKLMKKHKIPVPDVLITSSGTEIYHAPKLTTDTAWTNHIDYQWSRRRVKGLLTDFPGLKNQPNVEQSRFKLSYYIDPEKADIEEVKQLLHREEQAVFVQAAFEQFLDILPLRASKGMALRYVVEQFSIPLEAVFVAGGSGADEDMMRGNTLAAVVANRYHDELSQLDDIERIYLSNPPYAAGILEALEFYDFFDTCKDPRESEENNNGE from the coding sequence ATGACTCAAAAAGAAGAAGGACTCTATATTGTCCTGTTGAGCATTCACGGCCTCATTCGCTGGAATAATCTTGAACTGGGCCGCGATGCAGATACAGGTGGCCAGACGCTCTACGTGGTGGAATTTGCCCAGGCATTGGCCAAACAACCCGGCATCAGAAAAGTTGACCTGATCACCCAATGCGTGGTCGATAAAAACGTCTCTCCAGACTATGCACAGCCCATAGAAAAATACGCCAACAACCTTCGCATCGTCAGGATTGATGCCGGACCAGAGGAATATCTCGCTAAAGAAGAGCTCTGGGATCATCTCGATTCTTTCAGTGACAATCTGGATGCCTTCTTTCATGCCAACAACTCCTTTCCAGATATTATCCACAGCCACTATGCCGATGCGGGCTATGTAGGCTCACATCTTGCCAGCAGACTGGGAATCCCCCTTGTCCATACAGGTCACTCCCTGGGCCGTGTCAAGCGAAGCCGCCTGCTGGCAAGTGGACTTAAGGCAAAGGAAATCGAAACCCGTTTCAAAATGAGTCGGCGGATTGAAGCCGAGGAACTGACCCTGGCAACGGCAGAACGTGTCATCACCAGCACTCTTCAAGAAATTTCAGAGCAATACGAACTGTACGACCACTATCAGCCGGACCAGATGCGGGTCGTTCCTCCTGGTACAAACCTTAACCAGTTTACCCCCGCATCAGGCGATGAGGTGAAAAGTTCTCTATTTAAAGAATTGACCCGTCACCTGAAATCACCTGAAAAACCTATTATTTTAGCACTATCTCGACCGGACCCACGGAAAAACATCAGCGCGCTCATCGAGGCTTTCGGTCAATCCACAAAACTCCAGGAGCTGGCTAACCTTATTATCATCGCCGGTAACCGTGATGATATAGATGACCTCGAAGACGGCGCACAGGAGGTTTTCCATGAACTGCTGGTCACCATAGACCGTTACGACCTCTACGGCAAGGTGACTATGCCAAAGCACCACAGGCGTGATCAGGTTCCCGAAATCTACAGGATTACCGCGGCTACCGGTGGCGTATTTGTCAACCCAGCCCTCACGGAACCTTTCGGGTTGACGTTGATTGAAGCGGCTGCCTCTGGTCTGCCCATTGTCGCCACCGAAGATGGCGGCCCACAGGATATTATAAATAACTGTAAGAACGGCTTTCTTATTGATCCGCTTGAACCGGAAACAATCACAGACGCCCTGTTAAAGCTGTTTGGTGACAAAGACCTGTGGCTCAAATATGCCACCCAGGGACTCATTGGCGTCAAGGCACATTATTCATGGGAAGCTCATGCAAAACGCTATTTTACAATTATCAAGCCCATCGCTGACCGTTCTGAACAACTGCAACGCAAACCGACCAAGCCACGCAAGGGATTGTACCGCGACAGGGCCATAGTCAGTGATCTCGACCACAATCTGATTGGTGACGATGAATCTCTTGGCAAACTGATGACCCTCCTTCGACAACATCGCACCAGCAGTCGCTTTATCATCGCCACTGGAAGACGCCTTGATTCCGCCTTAAAATTAATGAAAAAACATAAAATCCCAGTACCTGACGTGTTGATCACAAGCAGCGGCACAGAAATATATCACGCCCCGAAGCTGACCACCGACACCGCCTGGACGAACCACATTGATTACCAGTGGTCACGACGCAGGGTAAAAGGTCTTCTCACCGATTTTCCCGGGCTGAAAAATCAGCCCAATGTTGAACAAAGTCGCTTTAAGCTGAGTTACTACATCGATCCTGAAAAAGCTGACATTGAAGAGGTTAAACAGCTGTTGCATCGTGAAGAGCAGGCGGTTTTTGTCCAGGCAGCTTTTGAGCAGTTTCTTGATATCCTGCCCCTGAGAGCCTCCAAGGGTATGGCGTTACGCTACGTTGTTGAACAATTCTCCATACCGCTGGAAGCTGTTTTTGTCGCCGGTGGTTCAGGTGCTGATGAGGATATGATGCGGGGCAATACCTTGGCTGCGGTGGTGGCCAACCGCTACCATGACGAATTGTCCCAGCTTGATGATATTGAGCGGATCTATTTATCCAACCCACCATATGCTGCAGGAATCCTGGAAGCACTTGAATTTTACGATTTTTTTGACACCTGCAAGGATCCACGGGAATCGGAGGAAAATAATAATGGTGAATAG
- a CDS encoding HAD-IIB family hydrolase, with product MVNRLLLCTDMDRTIIPNGRQTEHPDARPQFAKLCSIPQVKLVYVTGRSLALVKQAISEYDLPEPEYIISDVGTIIYDKKESTWQKMQTWQELIAKDWQGKTHDQLQKALNTIVELELQEAHKQNDFKLSYYISMDADLKSILANVETRLAKLGANVSLIHSLDEPEQVVLLDILPRNATKKHAIEFLQKQLGYKTREIVFAGDSGNDLQVLGSSIPSILVANAEDDIKERAIELADKNGHSEALYLAEEKNFALGGNYTAGVLQGLIYFAPEIGEKIKIP from the coding sequence ATGGTGAATAGATTACTCCTCTGTACCGATATGGACCGAACGATCATCCCCAACGGTCGCCAAACAGAGCACCCGGATGCCCGCCCACAGTTTGCTAAGCTCTGCAGCATACCGCAAGTCAAGCTGGTTTATGTCACCGGGCGATCTCTGGCCCTCGTAAAACAGGCAATTTCAGAATATGATCTCCCTGAACCTGAATATATTATCTCAGATGTAGGTACAATAATATATGATAAAAAAGAGAGTACATGGCAAAAAATGCAGACCTGGCAGGAACTGATTGCAAAAGATTGGCAGGGAAAAACCCATGACCAGCTGCAAAAGGCCCTCAACACAATAGTTGAGCTGGAGTTGCAGGAAGCACATAAGCAGAACGACTTTAAGTTAAGCTATTATATATCTATGGATGCGGATCTCAAAAGTATCCTTGCAAACGTAGAGACCCGATTGGCAAAACTGGGGGCAAATGTTAGTCTGATTCATAGCCTTGATGAACCTGAGCAAGTCGTCCTGCTTGACATCCTGCCGCGTAACGCAACTAAAAAGCATGCCATTGAATTTTTGCAAAAGCAGTTAGGCTACAAAACCCGGGAAATAGTTTTTGCCGGTGACAGTGGCAACGATCTGCAGGTGCTGGGCAGTTCGATCCCTTCGATTCTTGTGGCCAATGCGGAAGATGATATCAAAGAAAGGGCTATAGAGCTGGCTGACAAAAACGGCCACTCCGAAGCCCTCTATCTGGCAGAGGAGAAGAACTTTGCCCTTGGTGGCAATTACACCGCCGGAGTCTTGCAGGGGCTTATATACTTTGCCCCGGAAATAGGAGAAAAAATAAAAATACCATGA
- a CDS encoding carbohydrate kinase family protein, protein MKENKDKLYIFGEVLFDCFPTGEEILGGAPFNVAWHLQAFGDQPTLISRVGKDSQGTRVLKAMEKWQMDTNAVQVDDENPTGQVDITIDAGEPRYDIAAPSAYDFITSAQLSAPPAHGILYHGTLCLRNQVSRSTYEKISHNNKLKIFLDVNLRSPWWQREEALAWLKKAHWVKMNQEELQLLGKHETTSIEEQMAELQTTYELEQLIVTRGAQGTIIRTAAGDFHSLVPEKNLKIVDTVGAGDAFSAVYIHGLRSGCSIAESLQHAQKFASKVIGLRGATTADLYFYQEFMASISS, encoded by the coding sequence ATGAAAGAGAATAAAGACAAACTCTACATTTTTGGGGAAGTACTTTTTGACTGTTTTCCAACCGGTGAAGAGATTTTGGGCGGGGCCCCGTTCAATGTAGCCTGGCACCTCCAGGCCTTTGGTGATCAACCAACGTTGATTTCCCGGGTGGGAAAAGATAGTCAGGGCACCAGGGTCTTAAAAGCGATGGAAAAATGGCAGATGGACACAAACGCGGTGCAGGTCGATGATGAGAATCCCACCGGACAGGTTGACATTACAATTGATGCGGGTGAACCACGCTACGATATTGCCGCCCCCAGCGCCTACGATTTTATCACCAGCGCTCAACTGTCCGCACCGCCTGCCCATGGCATCCTTTATCATGGTACCCTTTGCCTGAGAAACCAGGTATCCCGCAGCACCTATGAGAAAATAAGCCACAATAATAAGCTGAAGATTTTTCTTGATGTCAACCTGCGTTCGCCCTGGTGGCAGAGAGAAGAGGCTCTTGCCTGGCTCAAAAAAGCCCACTGGGTGAAAATGAATCAGGAGGAACTGCAACTGCTGGGAAAGCATGAAACCACAAGCATAGAAGAACAGATGGCTGAGCTGCAAACGACCTATGAACTTGAACAGCTGATAGTTACCCGGGGGGCACAAGGTACCATCATCAGAACCGCTGCAGGAGATTTCCACTCGCTGGTTCCAGAAAAAAACCTGAAAATCGTTGATACTGTTGGCGCTGGAGACGCCTTCAGCGCTGTATATATTCACGGGTTACGAAGCGGCTGCTCCATTGCTGAAAGCCTCCAACACGCTCAGAAATTCGCGAGTAAAGTTATTGGCTTACGTGGTGCAACCACAGCAGACTTGTACTTTTACCAAGAATTTATGGCTTCGATTTCTTCATAG
- a CDS encoding alpha-amylase family glycosyl hydrolase: MYEQVSHTLLNDILNRIKPEISKQDLRHFYTRLGANFYSIHSLFQKLYGDREDFVAQAQKLVETMALQYIKRPENLRRLDLAREKDYNWFLSQQLVGMALYCKGFAGNLNNLQGHLNYFQELGVNLVHVMPILPCPEGKSDGGYAINDFREINPELGTLEDLQQLTAEMRERDLLLVLDVVVNHTSDMHYWAKRARAGDKKYQDYYYTFETRNIPDMFEQSMPEIFPETSPGNFTWNEEMGRWVMTVFNDFQWDLNYSNPSVFIEMLNIILFWANQGADVLRLDAVAFLWKKIGSTCQNEREAHLLLQLFKDCCQVTAPGVVYIAEAIVAPVEMIKYFGEDAVIAKECEIAYNATFMALLWDAVATKNARLLNQGIKNLPVKLERATWLNYVRCHDDIGLGFDDRDILLCDYEPARHRKFLVDYFTGKFEDSHARGLPFGQNEKTGDARISGSLASLVGLEHALETGDNKAIDDSIKIILLLHSMILSFGGIPLIYYGDEIGTLNNDSYRDDPLKAGDSRWIHRPWFDWEKAERRNSPGTVEYKIFTALKQMISIRKEITVFADFNNRELIEVENPHLFVFGRYHLQQPSEQVLVVANFSEDPQHLNLDDLGTWKAQYKTLVDLYCGESPDIFKNSLVIPGYSFYWLCEK; encoded by the coding sequence ATGTACGAACAAGTTTCCCATACACTTTTAAATGACATTCTTAACCGTATCAAACCGGAAATATCCAAGCAGGACCTGCGACATTTCTATACCCGCCTTGGAGCAAATTTTTACAGCATTCACTCCCTGTTTCAAAAGCTTTACGGGGACCGCGAGGATTTTGTAGCGCAGGCTCAAAAGCTGGTTGAAACCATGGCTCTGCAGTATATTAAGCGCCCGGAAAATCTTCGCCGGCTCGACCTTGCCCGGGAAAAGGATTACAACTGGTTTCTCAGCCAGCAACTGGTCGGAATGGCTCTCTATTGCAAAGGCTTTGCAGGTAACCTCAACAATCTGCAGGGACACCTGAACTATTTCCAGGAACTGGGTGTTAACCTGGTTCATGTGATGCCGATATTACCCTGTCCGGAAGGGAAAAGTGACGGCGGCTATGCCATCAATGATTTTAGAGAGATCAACCCTGAACTTGGTACCTTAGAAGATCTTCAACAGTTGACAGCCGAGATGAGAGAACGCGATCTCCTGCTCGTGCTCGATGTCGTTGTCAACCACACCTCCGACATGCACTACTGGGCAAAGCGCGCCAGAGCTGGTGACAAAAAGTATCAGGACTACTACTACACCTTCGAAACCCGCAACATCCCGGATATGTTCGAACAGAGCATGCCTGAAATATTTCCGGAGACATCGCCTGGAAACTTCACTTGGAACGAAGAAATGGGCCGCTGGGTTATGACCGTTTTCAACGATTTTCAGTGGGATCTCAACTACAGTAACCCTTCCGTTTTTATTGAGATGCTCAACATAATCCTTTTCTGGGCCAACCAGGGCGCCGATGTTTTGCGGCTTGATGCAGTGGCTTTTCTGTGGAAAAAAATAGGCAGTACCTGCCAAAATGAACGGGAAGCACATTTGCTCTTACAGCTTTTCAAAGACTGCTGCCAGGTCACCGCACCTGGGGTCGTCTACATTGCCGAGGCCATCGTTGCTCCTGTAGAGATGATCAAATATTTTGGGGAGGATGCGGTTATCGCCAAGGAGTGTGAGATTGCCTACAATGCAACCTTCATGGCGCTGTTATGGGACGCGGTAGCTACTAAAAATGCCCGTCTACTCAACCAGGGGATCAAGAACCTGCCGGTCAAACTGGAGAGAGCCACCTGGCTAAACTACGTTCGTTGTCATGATGATATAGGCCTGGGTTTTGATGACCGGGACATTTTGCTCTGTGATTACGAACCCGCCCGACACCGGAAATTTCTGGTCGATTATTTCACCGGAAAGTTTGAAGATTCCCACGCTCGCGGTTTGCCTTTTGGACAGAACGAGAAGACCGGCGACGCTCGTATTTCAGGGTCTCTTGCTTCACTCGTCGGTCTGGAACATGCCCTTGAAACCGGCGACAATAAAGCGATAGACGATTCAATCAAAATAATTTTGCTCCTGCACAGCATGATTCTATCCTTTGGCGGTATCCCGCTTATCTACTACGGCGATGAGATCGGCACCCTCAACAACGATTCCTACCGTGATGATCCCCTTAAAGCAGGGGACTCACGTTGGATACACCGACCATGGTTTGACTGGGAGAAAGCGGAAAGGAGAAACAGTCCAGGCACCGTCGAATATAAAATTTTCACTGCCTTGAAACAGATGATTTCCATAAGAAAAGAAATTACTGTCTTTGCCGATTTCAATAATCGAGAGCTTATCGAAGTAGAAAATCCGCACCTTTTTGTTTTTGGTCGTTACCACCTGCAACAGCCAAGCGAGCAGGTTCTGGTGGTGGCCAATTTCAGTGAGGACCCTCAGCATCTTAACCTCGACGACCTCGGGACATGGAAAGCGCAATACAAAACTCTGGTGGATTTGTACTGTGGGGAGAGCCCGGATATTTTTAAAAACAGTCTTGTCATTCCCGGATACAGTTTTTACTGGCTATGTGAAAAGTAG
- a CDS encoding TetR/AcrR family transcriptional regulator yields the protein MAKALFDRDDVIDKSIQLFWQNGFSGSSMQQVVKATGLKPGSIYHAFGNKEGLFREALDNYAQKGLRQIRKVLDNAPSVGKGICSILEKYIQESTRKDYCSCFLVKTQLELATEGNELYELASEKLGTIEALYETYLEKEFGSQVSRDRATSLMLNIFGMRVYGYRQGSAHRMREGLKQGLPWLPWDQAD from the coding sequence ATGGCAAAAGCACTATTTGATAGAGATGATGTGATTGATAAATCCATCCAATTGTTCTGGCAGAACGGATTCAGCGGATCTTCCATGCAGCAGGTTGTAAAAGCCACCGGCCTTAAGCCGGGTTCCATCTACCATGCCTTTGGCAACAAAGAAGGCCTGTTCAGGGAAGCGCTGGACAATTATGCACAAAAAGGACTTCGGCAGATCCGCAAAGTGCTGGATAACGCACCAAGCGTAGGGAAAGGAATTTGTTCCATTCTTGAAAAATATATCCAGGAATCGACTCGAAAAGATTATTGCAGCTGTTTTCTGGTTAAGACCCAACTTGAACTGGCTACTGAAGGTAACGAACTTTATGAACTGGCATCTGAAAAATTAGGTACCATTGAAGCACTTTACGAAACTTATCTTGAAAAAGAATTCGGTTCCCAAGTCAGCAGGGATCGGGCAACAAGCCTGATGCTGAATATTTTCGGAATGAGGGTATACGGCTACCGGCAGGGGTCTGCCCACCGGATGCGGGAAGGATTAAAACAAGGCCTGCCCTGGCTGCCCTGGGATCAGGCAGACTGA
- a CDS encoding peroxiredoxin-like family protein, translated as MTLNEQLAELKAQNVAKHPKKIINLQLEDMKKMKESGIVDNAPKTGEKMKDFTLSGPLGIPRSLAELRKKGPVVVTFYRGGWCPYCSLELRAYQAILKDIKDAGATLVAITPELPDASLSTTEKNELEFEVLTDVNSEYAREIGLVFTLSERLRPVYADFGIEIEKHNGTGQFDLPLAGTFVVDTDGTIACAGVDADYTKRTEPSEVVAVINSLKTKKERT; from the coding sequence ATGACTCTTAACGAACAACTGGCTGAACTCAAAGCCCAGAATGTTGCCAAACACCCCAAGAAAATCATCAACTTGCAGCTGGAAGATATGAAGAAAATGAAGGAATCCGGTATTGTTGACAATGCACCTAAAACAGGTGAGAAAATGAAGGACTTTACCCTGTCCGGCCCCCTTGGCATCCCCAGAAGCCTTGCTGAACTGAGAAAAAAAGGGCCGGTTGTGGTGACCTTTTACAGGGGAGGATGGTGCCCCTACTGCAGCCTTGAACTCCGTGCATACCAGGCGATTCTGAAAGACATTAAAGACGCCGGGGCTACCCTGGTTGCTATCACTCCCGAACTGCCCGATGCCTCCCTTTCCACGACTGAAAAAAACGAACTGGAGTTCGAGGTGCTGACCGACGTAAATTCCGAATATGCCAGGGAGATCGGCTTGGTCTTTACCCTGTCCGAACGCCTCCGCCCGGTTTATGCAGATTTTGGTATTGAGATTGAAAAACACAACGGGACAGGGCAATTCGATCTACCCTTGGCCGGTACTTTTGTGGTTGACACCGACGGCACGATTGCCTGTGCAGGTGTTGATGCGGATTACACCAAGCGGACTGAACCCTCTGAAGTGGTTGCCGTAATTAATTCTTTAAAAACCAAAAAAGAGAGAACTTGA
- a CDS encoding DsbA family oxidoreductase, with protein MSLKETLTAMKQESIATKPPELVGPLLEETDTLVRTGIADKAIKIGEALPEFTLPDVKGSMVSSKELLKNMTDKIKLDILSDVVCPWCIIGYKRLESVILQMGIEDRVEIEWHPFELNPHMPPEGEEIVGHMSGKYGMTRAVSLQNLGNMAQLGEEAGFKLDFFDGMKMVNTRDVHILLDYAKSHGLQTQLKLRLFEAFFSERKDVSDRKVLAGELDAVGLDVEKGLAALKDEGARERIQIQENYWLGMGISSVPTMVLNQSGFLRGAQGIDTYKMVLTGLMNKKEKILM; from the coding sequence ATGAGTTTAAAAGAGACTCTCACTGCAATGAAGCAGGAGTCCATCGCCACAAAACCGCCCGAGCTGGTTGGGCCTCTACTTGAGGAAACCGACACTCTGGTGAGAACCGGGATCGCAGACAAGGCGATCAAAATTGGCGAAGCTCTGCCTGAGTTTACACTTCCCGATGTAAAGGGCAGCATGGTCAGCTCAAAGGAGCTTCTCAAAAATATGACAGATAAAATAAAACTGGACATTCTTTCGGACGTGGTTTGCCCATGGTGTATTATCGGATACAAGCGGTTGGAAAGCGTGATTTTACAGATGGGAATAGAAGACAGGGTTGAAATTGAATGGCACCCTTTTGAGCTGAATCCCCATATGCCTCCCGAAGGTGAAGAGATCGTGGGGCACATGTCCGGTAAATACGGGATGACCCGTGCGGTTTCCCTGCAAAACCTAGGAAATATGGCCCAACTGGGTGAGGAGGCAGGGTTTAAACTCGATTTTTTCGACGGAATGAAAATGGTGAATACACGTGATGTTCACATCCTGCTTGATTATGCAAAATCTCATGGGTTGCAGACTCAATTGAAGCTCCGTCTCTTTGAAGCATTTTTCAGTGAACGCAAGGATGTTTCTGACCGTAAGGTTCTGGCCGGCGAGTTGGACGCTGTGGGCCTGGATGTTGAGAAGGGGCTGGCGGCCTTGAAGGACGAGGGCGCCCGGGAGCGTATTCAGATCCAGGAAAACTATTGGCTCGGCATGGGGATATCATCGGTGCCCACAATGGTCCTTAACCAGTCAGGCTTTCTTAGGGGAGCACAGGGCATTGACACCTATAAAATGGTCCTGACCGGGTTGATGAATAAAAAAGAAAAAATACTGATGTGA
- a CDS encoding Crp/Fnr family transcriptional regulator → MACLCEQTAGNLETSPNCIGKLWAFQDLPRKELMATVKEATRRKIKKGDTVFMQGDAADEVFLIKGGRIKLTKVLENGTELMLDLRRAGAFVGENMFSEEGEYPVSAVCLEDTLTCGFTRKQFEELVPKHPKVGLQVIKTLSERISWLTTRVGNLTVTNIEDRLYRMLKNVAKDHGAKSPQGVVIQFPLTHEDLSLLARAHRVTISRAMKALKDAGKIILENKLLILPELDAA, encoded by the coding sequence ATGGCTTGTTTATGTGAACAGACAGCAGGGAACTTAGAGACATCGCCAAACTGTATCGGCAAACTCTGGGCTTTTCAAGATCTTCCCAGAAAAGAACTCATGGCAACCGTGAAAGAGGCCACAAGAAGAAAGATAAAAAAAGGTGATACCGTATTCATGCAGGGAGATGCGGCCGATGAAGTCTTTCTAATTAAAGGAGGGCGTATCAAGCTGACCAAGGTGCTTGAAAACGGGACCGAACTCATGCTTGATCTGCGCAGGGCAGGGGCCTTTGTCGGAGAAAATATGTTTTCCGAGGAAGGGGAATACCCTGTGTCTGCGGTCTGTCTTGAAGACACCTTGACCTGTGGGTTTACCCGGAAGCAGTTTGAAGAGTTGGTACCCAAGCACCCCAAGGTGGGGCTGCAGGTGATCAAAACCCTCAGCGAAAGGATTTCTTGGCTCACCACCCGTGTGGGCAACCTGACGGTAACCAATATTGAGGATCGGCTCTACCGGATGCTGAAAAACGTGGCAAAGGACCACGGTGCCAAAAGCCCTCAAGGGGTGGTGATTCAATTTCCTTTAACCCATGAGGACCTAAGCCTTCTGGCAAGGGCACACCGGGTGACCATTTCCCGGGCGATGAAAGCCCTGAAGGACGCCGGAAAAATTATTCTTGAAAATAAATTATTGATTTTGCCTGAGCTGGATGCGGCATAA
- a CDS encoding flavodoxin family protein: protein MQARIIGISGSPIKNSNTDRLIQAILGSSGLNSEFIKLSKMNVKPCIACLGCKKDNICKVKDDFPELAEKIRRAEAIVVGGYAPYGSVDGFTKAFLERLFSLRHQNGLNRGKFAVVVASGIGRGAPGLEETGQQIEHALTVDGMEILGNLKITGNTECLVCGFGSTCPMSSLPWVFGDDIEVTPDKFCKVEDQSDVWERANELGLEIAEKIKNRALM, encoded by the coding sequence ATGCAGGCAAGGATTATAGGTATTTCAGGCAGTCCCATTAAAAACAGTAACACTGACCGGCTGATCCAGGCCATTTTAGGCAGCAGCGGACTGAATTCGGAATTCATAAAATTAAGCAAAATGAATGTGAAGCCCTGCATTGCCTGTCTGGGATGCAAAAAAGACAACATCTGTAAAGTTAAGGATGATTTCCCTGAACTTGCCGAAAAAATACGGAGGGCAGAGGCCATTGTTGTCGGTGGATATGCCCCATATGGTTCTGTGGATGGATTTACAAAGGCATTTCTTGAAAGATTGTTTTCTTTGCGGCATCAAAATGGGCTTAATCGGGGAAAATTTGCCGTTGTTGTGGCTTCGGGCATTGGGCGAGGTGCTCCGGGACTTGAAGAGACCGGTCAGCAGATTGAACATGCCTTGACTGTAGACGGAATGGAGATTTTGGGTAATCTGAAAATAACTGGGAATACGGAATGTCTGGTATGCGGGTTCGGTTCGACGTGCCCAATGAGTTCTCTTCCCTGGGTATTCGGAGACGATATTGAAGTCACCCCGGATAAATTCTGTAAAGTAGAAGATCAGTCCGATGTTTGGGAACGGGCCAACGAACTTGGACTGGAAATTGCTGAAAAAATTAAAAATCGGGCTTTGATGTAA